One Nothobranchius furzeri strain GRZ-AD chromosome 7, NfurGRZ-RIMD1, whole genome shotgun sequence genomic window, GACATGGACATGgacatggtcatggtcatggacATGGTCATGGACATGGACATGGACATGGTCATGGACATGGACATGGACATGGACATGGACACGGTCATGGTCATGAACATGAACATGGACACGGACAcggtcatggtcatggtcatggacATGGTCATGAACATGAACATGGACATGGACATGGACACGGTCATGGTCATGACTCGTGTGGTGGGAAAGACCATGAACAGAAGCGGAGGCACAGGCACTTGTTTGGTCACGAGCATAAGAAATGCCACAAGAAGGGGCGAGACAGCCGTGGGGTAAGAGCTTGTTTGTTTTTGGGGATAAATCTGGTTAAATCGTTTTCTCAGATGTTATCTGAAGCCACGTCAGTGGCTACGTGCTCCAGAAGTTTCTGTATTCTTACAGAGGGAGGAGCAAGTACATTGTTGTCAACAATACCCTGTCACGTGTCAGAATCATCATATAAA contains:
- the LOC129156994 gene encoding uncharacterized protein produces the protein MQRGWAQVKVWLQTKASDDIQTQLTCKQEVHLFSFRKNDISALLTTTDLFLKWIDTITEDMDMDMVMVMDMVMDMDMDMVMDMDMDMDMDTVMVMNMNMDTDTVMVMVMDMVMNMNMDMDMDTVMVMTRVVGKTMNRSGGTGTCLVTSIRNATRRGETAVGMSAAPAAATLNRSLL